One Loxodonta africana isolate mLoxAfr1 chromosome 6, mLoxAfr1.hap2, whole genome shotgun sequence DNA window includes the following coding sequences:
- the CAPN10 gene encoding calpain-10 isoform X5 — protein MGARGAGDAGGRAGTPAPELFRDAAFPASDASLFFDFSTPLAQFREDFTWRRPQGLIPPDDLSEVCGTQARHPRLSGGPGGTSHGTDLVLSFISRWCVPHSSPAPQLEGEICAAPRLFPDSPREGQVRQGLLGDCWFLCACAALQKSPRLLQQVIPPGQPSWPDPAYRGCFTCCIWQFGHWVEVTVDDRLPCLAGRLCFSRCHSEDVFWLPLLEKPQQGTCLPVFVWNMRTGLSHRVHGSYEHLWAGQVADALVDLTGGLAERWNLKDLARASDSQDRPGSWGHRNLRQLLHLKDQCLLSCSVLSPRAGAQELGEFHAFIVSDLQELRGCAGEDVLLLRVHNPWGRPCWRGRWGEGGEGWSRVEAAAAEVLLSQLQEGEFWVEEEEFVREFDELTVGFPLSEDGHLQSLHSGKALGHTQALSGAWVRGQSAGGCRNNSSFPTNPKFWLRVWEPSEVCLAVLQRPRGRVAVRAGDHRAAQGPASLPGKGLQAVGLHMWKVEKRRVSLPRVLSAPPAAGTPCHAYDREVHLRCELSPGYYLAVPSTFLQDMPGHFLLRVFSSGKVSLSAIKLASRSPAPGGALPAGEWETVLLQGCWRAGQTAGGSRNFASYPSNPCLPFSVPTGGGTRCVRITLRQHCQDGTCHPIGFHVFQAVPPESGEPGPVPSGGLLHGCDEDLMR, from the exons ATGGGAGCCCGGGGCGCCGGAGATGCGGGCGGACGGGCGGGGACGCCGGCGCCCGAGCTCTTCCGGGACGCCGCCTTCCCGGCCTCGGACGCCTCTCTGTTCTTCGACTTCTCCACGCCGCTGGCCCAGTTCCGGGAGGACTTCACGTGGCGGCGGCCCCAG ggactgatccctcctgatgacctgTCCGAGGTGTGCGGGACACAGGCTCGCCATCCTCGCTTATCAGGAGGGCCCGGCGGCACTTCTCACGGGACAGACCTGGTCCTTTCTTTCATCAGTCGGTGGTGTGTTCCccactcttcaccagcaccacaactcGAAGGC GAGATCTGTGCTGCGCCCCGGCTGTTCCCAGACAGCCCCCGGGAGGGGCAGGTGAGGCAGGGACTGCTGGGTGACTGCTGGTTCCTGTGCGCCTGTGCGGCCCTGCAGAAGAGCCCACGCCTCCTGCAGCAG GTCATTCCCCCGGGACAGCCCAGCTGGCCGGACCCGGCGTACCGGGGCTGCTTCACCTGCTGTATCTGGCAGTTTGGACACTGGGTGGAGGTGACCGTGGATGACCGCCTGCCTTGTCTCGCGGGGAGGCTGTGCTTCTCCCGCTGCCACAGCGAGGACGTGTTCTGGCTGCCCCTGCTGGAGAAG CCCCAGCAAGGAACATGTTTGCCTGTATTTGTTTGGAACATGAGGACAGGCCTCTCGCACAG GGTCCATGGGTCCTACGAGCACCTGTGGGCAGGGCAGGTGGCAGATGCCCTAGTGGACCTGACTGGCGGCCTGGCAGAAAGGTGGAACCTGAAGGACTTAGCAAGGGCCAGTGACTCCCAGGACAGGCCCGGCAGCTGGGGACACAGGAACTTGCGGCAGCTGCTCCACCTGAAGGACCAGTGCCTGCTGAGCTGCTCGGTGCTCAGCCCCAGAGCAG GAGCCCAGGAGCTGGGGGAGTTCCACGCCTTCATCGTCTCAGACCTCCAGGAGCTCAGGGGGTGTGCTGGCGAGGATGTCCTGCTGCTCCGTGTCCACAATCCCTGGGGCCGGCCGTGCTGGCGGGGGCGCTGGGGAGAGGG GGGTGAAGGGTGGAGCCGGGTCGAGGCAGCGGCAGCCGAGGTGCTCTTATCGCAGCTGCAGGAAGGGGAGTtctgggtggaggaggaggagTTTGTCCGTGAGTTTGACGAGCTGACTGTCGGCTTCCCGCTCTCGGAGGACGGCCATCTGCAGAGCCTCCACTCAG GAAAGGCGCTGGGCCATACCCAGGCGCTGTCCGGGGCCTGGGTCAGAGGGCAGTCGGCCGGAGGGTGCCGGAACAACAGCAGCTTCCCCACCAACCCCAAGTTCTGGCTGAGGGTCTGGGAGCCAAGCGAGGTGTGCCTGGCCGTCCTGCAGAGGCCCAGGGGGCGTGTGGCGGTCCGGGCGGGGGACCACCGTGCTGCTCAGGGCCCAGCCAGCCTCCCGGGCAAGGGTCTCCAGGCTGTGGGCCTGCACATGTGGAAG GTCGAGAAGCGGCGGGTCAGCCTGCCCCGCGTCCTGTCTGCGCCCCCTGCAGCTGGCACCCCATGCCACGCGTATGACCGGGAGGTCCATCTCCGCTGTGAGCTCTCCCCAGGCTACTACCTGGCTGTGCCCAGCACCTTCCTGCAGGACATGCCGGGCCACTTCCTGCTCCGGGTCTTCTCTTCTGGGAAGGTCTCCCTCAG TGCCATCAAGCTGGCTTCCAGGAGCCCGGCCCCTGGAGGCGCACTCCCTGCGGGGGAGTGGGAGACAGTGCTGCTGCAGGGCTGCTGGCGGGCCGGACAGACAGCGGGCGGCAGCAGGAACTTCGCCTCCTACCCCAGCAACCCCTGCCTCCCCTTCTCCGTGCCCACGGGTGGGGGCACCCGCTGCGTCCGCATCACGCTGCGCCAGCACTGCCAGGACGGCACCTGTCACCCCATCGGCTTCCACGTCTTCCAG GCGGTCCCTCCAGAGTCAGGAGAGCCTGGGCCAGTTCCTTCAGGAG GCCTCCTTCACGGCTGTGATGAAGACCTAATGAGATGA
- the CAPN10 gene encoding calpain-10 isoform X8, which translates to MCCAGGHRCGNKGLLLPAQEICAAPRLFPDSPREGQVRQGLLGDCWFLCACAALQKSPRLLQQVIPPGQPSWPDPAYRGCFTCCIWQFGHWVEVTVDDRLPCLAGRLCFSRCHSEDVFWLPLLEKPQQGTCLPVFVWNMRTGLSHRVHGSYEHLWAGQVADALVDLTGGLAERWNLKDLARASDSQDRPGSWGHRNLRQLLHLKDQCLLSCSVLSPRAGAQELGEFHAFIVSDLQELRGCAGEDVLLLRVHNPWGRPCWRGRWGEGGEGWSRVEAAAAEVLLSQLQEGEFWVEEEEFVREFDELTVGFPLSEDGHLQSLHSGKALGHTQALSGAWVRGQSAGGCRNNSSFPTNPKFWLRVWEPSEVCLAVLQRPRGRVAVRAGDHRAAQGPASLPGKGLQAVGLHMWKVEKRRVSLPRVLSAPPAAGTPCHAYDREVHLRCELSPGYYLAVPSTFLQDMPGHFLLRVFSSGKVSLSAIKLASRSPAPGGALPAGEWETVLLQGCWRAGQTAGGSRNFASYPSNPCLPFSVPTGGGTRCVRITLRQHCQDGTCHPIGFHVFQVPGGGESQDKPSPLCQEPLSSCVPHRHALEVSQLCRLPAGTYRVVPSTYLPDTEAAFTVTIATRIDRRSLQSQESLGQFLQEASFTAVMKT; encoded by the exons ATGTGCTGTGCCGGGGGTCACCGCTGTGGAAACAAGGGTTTGCTCTTACCTGCTCAG GAGATCTGTGCTGCGCCCCGGCTGTTCCCAGACAGCCCCCGGGAGGGGCAGGTGAGGCAGGGACTGCTGGGTGACTGCTGGTTCCTGTGCGCCTGTGCGGCCCTGCAGAAGAGCCCACGCCTCCTGCAGCAG GTCATTCCCCCGGGACAGCCCAGCTGGCCGGACCCGGCGTACCGGGGCTGCTTCACCTGCTGTATCTGGCAGTTTGGACACTGGGTGGAGGTGACCGTGGATGACCGCCTGCCTTGTCTCGCGGGGAGGCTGTGCTTCTCCCGCTGCCACAGCGAGGACGTGTTCTGGCTGCCCCTGCTGGAGAAG CCCCAGCAAGGAACATGTTTGCCTGTATTTGTTTGGAACATGAGGACAGGCCTCTCGCACAG GGTCCATGGGTCCTACGAGCACCTGTGGGCAGGGCAGGTGGCAGATGCCCTAGTGGACCTGACTGGCGGCCTGGCAGAAAGGTGGAACCTGAAGGACTTAGCAAGGGCCAGTGACTCCCAGGACAGGCCCGGCAGCTGGGGACACAGGAACTTGCGGCAGCTGCTCCACCTGAAGGACCAGTGCCTGCTGAGCTGCTCGGTGCTCAGCCCCAGAGCAG GAGCCCAGGAGCTGGGGGAGTTCCACGCCTTCATCGTCTCAGACCTCCAGGAGCTCAGGGGGTGTGCTGGCGAGGATGTCCTGCTGCTCCGTGTCCACAATCCCTGGGGCCGGCCGTGCTGGCGGGGGCGCTGGGGAGAGGG GGGTGAAGGGTGGAGCCGGGTCGAGGCAGCGGCAGCCGAGGTGCTCTTATCGCAGCTGCAGGAAGGGGAGTtctgggtggaggaggaggagTTTGTCCGTGAGTTTGACGAGCTGACTGTCGGCTTCCCGCTCTCGGAGGACGGCCATCTGCAGAGCCTCCACTCAG GAAAGGCGCTGGGCCATACCCAGGCGCTGTCCGGGGCCTGGGTCAGAGGGCAGTCGGCCGGAGGGTGCCGGAACAACAGCAGCTTCCCCACCAACCCCAAGTTCTGGCTGAGGGTCTGGGAGCCAAGCGAGGTGTGCCTGGCCGTCCTGCAGAGGCCCAGGGGGCGTGTGGCGGTCCGGGCGGGGGACCACCGTGCTGCTCAGGGCCCAGCCAGCCTCCCGGGCAAGGGTCTCCAGGCTGTGGGCCTGCACATGTGGAAG GTCGAGAAGCGGCGGGTCAGCCTGCCCCGCGTCCTGTCTGCGCCCCCTGCAGCTGGCACCCCATGCCACGCGTATGACCGGGAGGTCCATCTCCGCTGTGAGCTCTCCCCAGGCTACTACCTGGCTGTGCCCAGCACCTTCCTGCAGGACATGCCGGGCCACTTCCTGCTCCGGGTCTTCTCTTCTGGGAAGGTCTCCCTCAG TGCCATCAAGCTGGCTTCCAGGAGCCCGGCCCCTGGAGGCGCACTCCCTGCGGGGGAGTGGGAGACAGTGCTGCTGCAGGGCTGCTGGCGGGCCGGACAGACAGCGGGCGGCAGCAGGAACTTCGCCTCCTACCCCAGCAACCCCTGCCTCCCCTTCTCCGTGCCCACGGGTGGGGGCACCCGCTGCGTCCGCATCACGCTGCGCCAGCACTGCCAGGACGGCACCTGTCACCCCATCGGCTTCCACGTCTTCCAG GTTCCAGGGGGCGGTGAGAGCCAGGACAAGCCCTCCCCGCTGTGCCAGGAGCCACTGTCCAGCTGTGTGCCTCACCGCCATGCCCTGGAGGTGAGCCAGCTGTGCCGTCTGCCTGCGGGCACCTACAGGGTTGTGCCCTCTACCTACCTGCCTGACACAGAGGCGGCCTTCACTGTCACCATAGCGACCAGGATAGACAG GCGGTCCCTCCAGAGTCAGGAGAGCCTGGGCCAGTTCCTTCAGGAG GCCTCCTTCACGGCTGTGATGAAGACCTAA
- the CAPN10 gene encoding calpain-10 isoform X1, translating to MGARGAGDAGGRAGTPAPELFRDAAFPASDASLFFDFSTPLAQFREDFTWRRPQGLIPPDDLSEVCGTQARHPRLSGGPGGTSHGTDLVLSFISRWCVPHSSPAPQLEGEICAAPRLFPDSPREGQVRQGLLGDCWFLCACAALQKSPRLLQQVIPPGQPSWPDPAYRGCFTCCIWQFGHWVEVTVDDRLPCLAGRLCFSRCHSEDVFWLPLLEKPQQGTCLPVFVWNMRTGLSHRVHGSYEHLWAGQVADALVDLTGGLAERWNLKDLARASDSQDRPGSWGHRNLRQLLHLKDQCLLSCSVLSPRAGAQELGEFHAFIVSDLQELRGCAGEDVLLLRVHNPWGRPCWRGRWGEGGEGWSRVEAAAAEVLLSQLQEGEFWVEEEEFVREFDELTVGFPLSEDGHLQSLHSGKALGHTQALSGAWVRGQSAGGCRNNSSFPTNPKFWLRVWEPSEVCLAVLQRPRGRVAVRAGDHRAAQGPASLPGKGLQAVGLHMWKVEKRRVSLPRVLSAPPAAGTPCHAYDREVHLRCELSPGYYLAVPSTFLQDMPGHFLLRVFSSGKVSLSAIKLASRSPAPGGALPAGEWETVLLQGCWRAGQTAGGSRNFASYPSNPCLPFSVPTGGGTRCVRITLRQHCQDGTCHPIGFHVFQVPGGGESQDKPSPLCQEPLSSCVPHRHALEVSQLCRLPAGTYRVVPSTYLPDTEAAFTVTIATRIDRRSLQSQESLGQFLQEASFTAVMKT from the exons ATGGGAGCCCGGGGCGCCGGAGATGCGGGCGGACGGGCGGGGACGCCGGCGCCCGAGCTCTTCCGGGACGCCGCCTTCCCGGCCTCGGACGCCTCTCTGTTCTTCGACTTCTCCACGCCGCTGGCCCAGTTCCGGGAGGACTTCACGTGGCGGCGGCCCCAG ggactgatccctcctgatgacctgTCCGAGGTGTGCGGGACACAGGCTCGCCATCCTCGCTTATCAGGAGGGCCCGGCGGCACTTCTCACGGGACAGACCTGGTCCTTTCTTTCATCAGTCGGTGGTGTGTTCCccactcttcaccagcaccacaactcGAAGGC GAGATCTGTGCTGCGCCCCGGCTGTTCCCAGACAGCCCCCGGGAGGGGCAGGTGAGGCAGGGACTGCTGGGTGACTGCTGGTTCCTGTGCGCCTGTGCGGCCCTGCAGAAGAGCCCACGCCTCCTGCAGCAG GTCATTCCCCCGGGACAGCCCAGCTGGCCGGACCCGGCGTACCGGGGCTGCTTCACCTGCTGTATCTGGCAGTTTGGACACTGGGTGGAGGTGACCGTGGATGACCGCCTGCCTTGTCTCGCGGGGAGGCTGTGCTTCTCCCGCTGCCACAGCGAGGACGTGTTCTGGCTGCCCCTGCTGGAGAAG CCCCAGCAAGGAACATGTTTGCCTGTATTTGTTTGGAACATGAGGACAGGCCTCTCGCACAG GGTCCATGGGTCCTACGAGCACCTGTGGGCAGGGCAGGTGGCAGATGCCCTAGTGGACCTGACTGGCGGCCTGGCAGAAAGGTGGAACCTGAAGGACTTAGCAAGGGCCAGTGACTCCCAGGACAGGCCCGGCAGCTGGGGACACAGGAACTTGCGGCAGCTGCTCCACCTGAAGGACCAGTGCCTGCTGAGCTGCTCGGTGCTCAGCCCCAGAGCAG GAGCCCAGGAGCTGGGGGAGTTCCACGCCTTCATCGTCTCAGACCTCCAGGAGCTCAGGGGGTGTGCTGGCGAGGATGTCCTGCTGCTCCGTGTCCACAATCCCTGGGGCCGGCCGTGCTGGCGGGGGCGCTGGGGAGAGGG GGGTGAAGGGTGGAGCCGGGTCGAGGCAGCGGCAGCCGAGGTGCTCTTATCGCAGCTGCAGGAAGGGGAGTtctgggtggaggaggaggagTTTGTCCGTGAGTTTGACGAGCTGACTGTCGGCTTCCCGCTCTCGGAGGACGGCCATCTGCAGAGCCTCCACTCAG GAAAGGCGCTGGGCCATACCCAGGCGCTGTCCGGGGCCTGGGTCAGAGGGCAGTCGGCCGGAGGGTGCCGGAACAACAGCAGCTTCCCCACCAACCCCAAGTTCTGGCTGAGGGTCTGGGAGCCAAGCGAGGTGTGCCTGGCCGTCCTGCAGAGGCCCAGGGGGCGTGTGGCGGTCCGGGCGGGGGACCACCGTGCTGCTCAGGGCCCAGCCAGCCTCCCGGGCAAGGGTCTCCAGGCTGTGGGCCTGCACATGTGGAAG GTCGAGAAGCGGCGGGTCAGCCTGCCCCGCGTCCTGTCTGCGCCCCCTGCAGCTGGCACCCCATGCCACGCGTATGACCGGGAGGTCCATCTCCGCTGTGAGCTCTCCCCAGGCTACTACCTGGCTGTGCCCAGCACCTTCCTGCAGGACATGCCGGGCCACTTCCTGCTCCGGGTCTTCTCTTCTGGGAAGGTCTCCCTCAG TGCCATCAAGCTGGCTTCCAGGAGCCCGGCCCCTGGAGGCGCACTCCCTGCGGGGGAGTGGGAGACAGTGCTGCTGCAGGGCTGCTGGCGGGCCGGACAGACAGCGGGCGGCAGCAGGAACTTCGCCTCCTACCCCAGCAACCCCTGCCTCCCCTTCTCCGTGCCCACGGGTGGGGGCACCCGCTGCGTCCGCATCACGCTGCGCCAGCACTGCCAGGACGGCACCTGTCACCCCATCGGCTTCCACGTCTTCCAG GTTCCAGGGGGCGGTGAGAGCCAGGACAAGCCCTCCCCGCTGTGCCAGGAGCCACTGTCCAGCTGTGTGCCTCACCGCCATGCCCTGGAGGTGAGCCAGCTGTGCCGTCTGCCTGCGGGCACCTACAGGGTTGTGCCCTCTACCTACCTGCCTGACACAGAGGCGGCCTTCACTGTCACCATAGCGACCAGGATAGACAG GCGGTCCCTCCAGAGTCAGGAGAGCCTGGGCCAGTTCCTTCAGGAG GCCTCCTTCACGGCTGTGATGAAGACCTAA
- the CAPN10 gene encoding calpain-10 isoform X2 has product MGARGAGDAGGRAGTPAPELFRDAAFPASDASLFFDFSTPLAQFREDFTWRRPQGLIPPDDLSEVCGTQARHPRLSGGPGGTSHGTDLVLSFISRWCVPHSSPAPQLEGEICAAPRLFPDSPREGQVRQGLLGDCWFLCACAALQKSPRLLQQVIPPGQPSWPDPAYRGCFTCCIWQFGHWVEVTVDDRLPCLAGRLCFSRCHSEDVFWLPLLEKVYAKVHGSYEHLWAGQVADALVDLTGGLAERWNLKDLARASDSQDRPGSWGHRNLRQLLHLKDQCLLSCSVLSPRAGAQELGEFHAFIVSDLQELRGCAGEDVLLLRVHNPWGRPCWRGRWGEGGEGWSRVEAAAAEVLLSQLQEGEFWVEEEEFVREFDELTVGFPLSEDGHLQSLHSGKALGHTQALSGAWVRGQSAGGCRNNSSFPTNPKFWLRVWEPSEVCLAVLQRPRGRVAVRAGDHRAAQGPASLPGKGLQAVGLHMWKVEKRRVSLPRVLSAPPAAGTPCHAYDREVHLRCELSPGYYLAVPSTFLQDMPGHFLLRVFSSGKVSLSAIKLASRSPAPGGALPAGEWETVLLQGCWRAGQTAGGSRNFASYPSNPCLPFSVPTGGGTRCVRITLRQHCQDGTCHPIGFHVFQVPGGGESQDKPSPLCQEPLSSCVPHRHALEVSQLCRLPAGTYRVVPSTYLPDTEAAFTVTIATRIDRRSLQSQESLGQFLQEASFTAVMKT; this is encoded by the exons ATGGGAGCCCGGGGCGCCGGAGATGCGGGCGGACGGGCGGGGACGCCGGCGCCCGAGCTCTTCCGGGACGCCGCCTTCCCGGCCTCGGACGCCTCTCTGTTCTTCGACTTCTCCACGCCGCTGGCCCAGTTCCGGGAGGACTTCACGTGGCGGCGGCCCCAG ggactgatccctcctgatgacctgTCCGAGGTGTGCGGGACACAGGCTCGCCATCCTCGCTTATCAGGAGGGCCCGGCGGCACTTCTCACGGGACAGACCTGGTCCTTTCTTTCATCAGTCGGTGGTGTGTTCCccactcttcaccagcaccacaactcGAAGGC GAGATCTGTGCTGCGCCCCGGCTGTTCCCAGACAGCCCCCGGGAGGGGCAGGTGAGGCAGGGACTGCTGGGTGACTGCTGGTTCCTGTGCGCCTGTGCGGCCCTGCAGAAGAGCCCACGCCTCCTGCAGCAG GTCATTCCCCCGGGACAGCCCAGCTGGCCGGACCCGGCGTACCGGGGCTGCTTCACCTGCTGTATCTGGCAGTTTGGACACTGGGTGGAGGTGACCGTGGATGACCGCCTGCCTTGTCTCGCGGGGAGGCTGTGCTTCTCCCGCTGCCACAGCGAGGACGTGTTCTGGCTGCCCCTGCTGGAGAAGGTCTACGCCAA GGTCCATGGGTCCTACGAGCACCTGTGGGCAGGGCAGGTGGCAGATGCCCTAGTGGACCTGACTGGCGGCCTGGCAGAAAGGTGGAACCTGAAGGACTTAGCAAGGGCCAGTGACTCCCAGGACAGGCCCGGCAGCTGGGGACACAGGAACTTGCGGCAGCTGCTCCACCTGAAGGACCAGTGCCTGCTGAGCTGCTCGGTGCTCAGCCCCAGAGCAG GAGCCCAGGAGCTGGGGGAGTTCCACGCCTTCATCGTCTCAGACCTCCAGGAGCTCAGGGGGTGTGCTGGCGAGGATGTCCTGCTGCTCCGTGTCCACAATCCCTGGGGCCGGCCGTGCTGGCGGGGGCGCTGGGGAGAGGG GGGTGAAGGGTGGAGCCGGGTCGAGGCAGCGGCAGCCGAGGTGCTCTTATCGCAGCTGCAGGAAGGGGAGTtctgggtggaggaggaggagTTTGTCCGTGAGTTTGACGAGCTGACTGTCGGCTTCCCGCTCTCGGAGGACGGCCATCTGCAGAGCCTCCACTCAG GAAAGGCGCTGGGCCATACCCAGGCGCTGTCCGGGGCCTGGGTCAGAGGGCAGTCGGCCGGAGGGTGCCGGAACAACAGCAGCTTCCCCACCAACCCCAAGTTCTGGCTGAGGGTCTGGGAGCCAAGCGAGGTGTGCCTGGCCGTCCTGCAGAGGCCCAGGGGGCGTGTGGCGGTCCGGGCGGGGGACCACCGTGCTGCTCAGGGCCCAGCCAGCCTCCCGGGCAAGGGTCTCCAGGCTGTGGGCCTGCACATGTGGAAG GTCGAGAAGCGGCGGGTCAGCCTGCCCCGCGTCCTGTCTGCGCCCCCTGCAGCTGGCACCCCATGCCACGCGTATGACCGGGAGGTCCATCTCCGCTGTGAGCTCTCCCCAGGCTACTACCTGGCTGTGCCCAGCACCTTCCTGCAGGACATGCCGGGCCACTTCCTGCTCCGGGTCTTCTCTTCTGGGAAGGTCTCCCTCAG TGCCATCAAGCTGGCTTCCAGGAGCCCGGCCCCTGGAGGCGCACTCCCTGCGGGGGAGTGGGAGACAGTGCTGCTGCAGGGCTGCTGGCGGGCCGGACAGACAGCGGGCGGCAGCAGGAACTTCGCCTCCTACCCCAGCAACCCCTGCCTCCCCTTCTCCGTGCCCACGGGTGGGGGCACCCGCTGCGTCCGCATCACGCTGCGCCAGCACTGCCAGGACGGCACCTGTCACCCCATCGGCTTCCACGTCTTCCAG GTTCCAGGGGGCGGTGAGAGCCAGGACAAGCCCTCCCCGCTGTGCCAGGAGCCACTGTCCAGCTGTGTGCCTCACCGCCATGCCCTGGAGGTGAGCCAGCTGTGCCGTCTGCCTGCGGGCACCTACAGGGTTGTGCCCTCTACCTACCTGCCTGACACAGAGGCGGCCTTCACTGTCACCATAGCGACCAGGATAGACAG GCGGTCCCTCCAGAGTCAGGAGAGCCTGGGCCAGTTCCTTCAGGAG GCCTCCTTCACGGCTGTGATGAAGACCTAA
- the CAPN10 gene encoding calpain-10 isoform X9 produces MCCAGGHRCGNKGLLLPAQEICAAPRLFPDSPREGQVIPPGQPSWPDPAYRGCFTCCIWQFGHWVEVTVDDRLPCLAGRLCFSRCHSEDVFWLPLLEKPQQGTCLPVFVWNMRTGLSHRVHGSYEHLWAGQVADALVDLTGGLAERWNLKDLARASDSQDRPGSWGHRNLRQLLHLKDQCLLSCSVLSPRAGAQELGEFHAFIVSDLQELRGCAGEDVLLLRVHNPWGRPCWRGRWGEGGEGWSRVEAAAAEVLLSQLQEGEFWVEEEEFVREFDELTVGFPLSEDGHLQSLHSGKALGHTQALSGAWVRGQSAGGCRNNSSFPTNPKFWLRVWEPSEVCLAVLQRPRGRVAVRAGDHRAAQGPASLPGKGLQAVGLHMWKVEKRRVSLPRVLSAPPAAGTPCHAYDREVHLRCELSPGYYLAVPSTFLQDMPGHFLLRVFSSGKVSLSAIKLASRSPAPGGALPAGEWETVLLQGCWRAGQTAGGSRNFASYPSNPCLPFSVPTGGGTRCVRITLRQHCQDGTCHPIGFHVFQVPGGGESQDKPSPLCQEPLSSCVPHRHALEVSQLCRLPAGTYRVVPSTYLPDTEAAFTVTIATRIDRRSLQSQESLGQFLQEASFTAVMKT; encoded by the exons ATGTGCTGTGCCGGGGGTCACCGCTGTGGAAACAAGGGTTTGCTCTTACCTGCTCAG GAGATCTGTGCTGCGCCCCGGCTGTTCCCAGACAGCCCCCGGGAGGGGCAG GTCATTCCCCCGGGACAGCCCAGCTGGCCGGACCCGGCGTACCGGGGCTGCTTCACCTGCTGTATCTGGCAGTTTGGACACTGGGTGGAGGTGACCGTGGATGACCGCCTGCCTTGTCTCGCGGGGAGGCTGTGCTTCTCCCGCTGCCACAGCGAGGACGTGTTCTGGCTGCCCCTGCTGGAGAAG CCCCAGCAAGGAACATGTTTGCCTGTATTTGTTTGGAACATGAGGACAGGCCTCTCGCACAG GGTCCATGGGTCCTACGAGCACCTGTGGGCAGGGCAGGTGGCAGATGCCCTAGTGGACCTGACTGGCGGCCTGGCAGAAAGGTGGAACCTGAAGGACTTAGCAAGGGCCAGTGACTCCCAGGACAGGCCCGGCAGCTGGGGACACAGGAACTTGCGGCAGCTGCTCCACCTGAAGGACCAGTGCCTGCTGAGCTGCTCGGTGCTCAGCCCCAGAGCAG GAGCCCAGGAGCTGGGGGAGTTCCACGCCTTCATCGTCTCAGACCTCCAGGAGCTCAGGGGGTGTGCTGGCGAGGATGTCCTGCTGCTCCGTGTCCACAATCCCTGGGGCCGGCCGTGCTGGCGGGGGCGCTGGGGAGAGGG GGGTGAAGGGTGGAGCCGGGTCGAGGCAGCGGCAGCCGAGGTGCTCTTATCGCAGCTGCAGGAAGGGGAGTtctgggtggaggaggaggagTTTGTCCGTGAGTTTGACGAGCTGACTGTCGGCTTCCCGCTCTCGGAGGACGGCCATCTGCAGAGCCTCCACTCAG GAAAGGCGCTGGGCCATACCCAGGCGCTGTCCGGGGCCTGGGTCAGAGGGCAGTCGGCCGGAGGGTGCCGGAACAACAGCAGCTTCCCCACCAACCCCAAGTTCTGGCTGAGGGTCTGGGAGCCAAGCGAGGTGTGCCTGGCCGTCCTGCAGAGGCCCAGGGGGCGTGTGGCGGTCCGGGCGGGGGACCACCGTGCTGCTCAGGGCCCAGCCAGCCTCCCGGGCAAGGGTCTCCAGGCTGTGGGCCTGCACATGTGGAAG GTCGAGAAGCGGCGGGTCAGCCTGCCCCGCGTCCTGTCTGCGCCCCCTGCAGCTGGCACCCCATGCCACGCGTATGACCGGGAGGTCCATCTCCGCTGTGAGCTCTCCCCAGGCTACTACCTGGCTGTGCCCAGCACCTTCCTGCAGGACATGCCGGGCCACTTCCTGCTCCGGGTCTTCTCTTCTGGGAAGGTCTCCCTCAG TGCCATCAAGCTGGCTTCCAGGAGCCCGGCCCCTGGAGGCGCACTCCCTGCGGGGGAGTGGGAGACAGTGCTGCTGCAGGGCTGCTGGCGGGCCGGACAGACAGCGGGCGGCAGCAGGAACTTCGCCTCCTACCCCAGCAACCCCTGCCTCCCCTTCTCCGTGCCCACGGGTGGGGGCACCCGCTGCGTCCGCATCACGCTGCGCCAGCACTGCCAGGACGGCACCTGTCACCCCATCGGCTTCCACGTCTTCCAG GTTCCAGGGGGCGGTGAGAGCCAGGACAAGCCCTCCCCGCTGTGCCAGGAGCCACTGTCCAGCTGTGTGCCTCACCGCCATGCCCTGGAGGTGAGCCAGCTGTGCCGTCTGCCTGCGGGCACCTACAGGGTTGTGCCCTCTACCTACCTGCCTGACACAGAGGCGGCCTTCACTGTCACCATAGCGACCAGGATAGACAG GCGGTCCCTCCAGAGTCAGGAGAGCCTGGGCCAGTTCCTTCAGGAG GCCTCCTTCACGGCTGTGATGAAGACCTAA